From Aspergillus fumigatus Af293 chromosome 5, whole genome shotgun sequence, a single genomic window includes:
- a CDS encoding HAD family hydrolase: MPKITGIFFDCDNTLVLSEELAFEACADLANEILEKRNIPDRYTGAQLIQDFVGQNFRGMMISLQAKYKFEMSKEELEEYVIKEEDEVIGKLNEKAQPCAGANEQLKEIFESKKYDLAVVSSSALRRVKASIKKVGQDKYFDDNLIFSAASSLPKPTSKPDPAIYLHALEVCKKKPEEVVAIEDSKSGALSAIRAGIPVIGYVGSYPGDEKKLEMSQRLEELGAKVIMKDWSEFKNCLEEIEKL; the protein is encoded by the exons ATGCCTAAG ATTACGGGAATTTTCTTTGACTGTGACAACACACTTGTCCTGTCAGAAGAGCTGGCCTTCGAAGCATGCGCGGATCTTGCTAACGAGATTCTTGAGAAGCGCAACATCCCTGATCGCTACACCGGCGCGCAGCTGATTCAGGACTTCGTTGGTCAGAACTTCCGCGGGATGATGATTTCTCTTCAAGCCAAGTACAAGTTCGAGAtgtccaaggaagagcttgaGGAGTACGTCataaaagaagaggatgaggtcATCGGCAAGCTCAACGAAAAGGCACAGCCTTGCGCTGGTGCCAACGAgcagctgaaggagatcttcGAGTCCAAGAAGTATGACCTTGCTGtcgtctcctcctccgccctcCGCCGTGTCAAAGCCTCCATCAAGAAGGTTGGACAGGACAAATACTTCGATGACAACCTCATCTTCAGCGCTGCTAGCTCCCTTCCCAAGCCCACTTCCAAGCCTGATCCTGCTATCTACCTACATGCCCTTGAGGTgtgcaagaagaagcctgaAGAAGTGGTTGCCATTGAGGACAGCAAGTCTGGTGCTTTGAGTGCCATCCGCGCCGGTATTCCTGTCATTGGCTACGTCGGCAGCTACCCTGGTGATGAAAAGAAGCTTGAGATGTCCCAGCGTCTGGAGGAACTCGGTGCCAAGGTGATCATGAAGGACTGGAGCGAGTTCAAAAATTGCCTTGAGGAGATCGAAAAACTCTAA